The Malus domestica chromosome 06, GDT2T_hap1 genome has a segment encoding these proteins:
- the LOC103436781 gene encoding RINT1-like protein MAG2L, with the protein MEATPSSTLSLPKPIDISSDQLRFLNHHFPAQEDVLHKAPPLLAALRSHYSDLNSNLQALQTALTQRTVSWIRLSSSAKTTLHNLHISLQNLSLLTSQYGSGLKKLQRVLGTELPQLAREVLRIETIRSYLETTLQLEARVGDLEDAVFCFVNFHGGKMFSGMLSNSSDDGTKHEKLLQAIKALNDLEVLVDVMKLRPQWHHLLTSVDGRVDKTLAILRPQVFADHRSLLASLGWPPKLSTSQIESEKIAGLPNPLVLMQGEKRKSYSNSFLALCALQHLQTRREKRQLNLLGQEVCMIQLWAIDELVSPIASRLEYHFSKWIDQPELIFALSHKTTRGFIAGVDDVLQPLIDKARLVNYSAKEAWVAAMVQLLSEFLAKSIFTDLAERYQDKQMKSEVIELWLHLVDLIVLFDKQMQSLVSSDVTLFLTESERVESLSGSISALMVFCKRPDWLKIWGKIELKNACRKFKTDLKSERAWLVDEKHQDALQLDMEFEQFLLSTREDYRAPLIAESALRITWEMVEKCQTMPSTLARIQFVRSTAVRFLWYFFKVLLLRCNKTEISPDNLDDDALVRLSGSVNASKYVESKLRQWSDDVNFLEMKVAENDTSDQEKDDSTEISFFREEIKSLSELATNWLLEIISVLLRQFETLSWEYVQKVKHYDQQLEGLTPVEISAAMDITISVDFIEPLDVLRSHLMLLRMRLNPKDFLDLWRSVSEGLDHFISSSGIGCGIQPFDNRIKQFETDMQALFSVFQPFCVRPEAFFPRTIETIKLLKMNKGRR; encoded by the exons ATGGAAGCTACCCCTTCCTCCACTCTCTCTCTGCCGAAACCCATCGACATCTCCTCTGACCAATTGAGGTTTTTGAACCACCATTTCCCAGCCCAGGAAGATGTTCTTCACAAAGCTCCTCCTCTTTTGGCAGCACTTCGCTCTCACTACTCTGATTTGAATTCTAATCTCCAAGCGCTCCAAACAGCTCTCACCCAACGCACCGTGTCCTGGATTCGCCTCTCATCTTCGGCGAAAACCACCCTCCACAATCTTCACATCAGTCTTCAGAATCTCAGCCTCCTCACTTCCCAGT ATGGGAGTGGCTTGAAGAAGCTGCAGCGAGTTTTGGGTACGGAACTGCCTCAGCTTGCTAGGGAAGTGTTGCGAATTGAGACCATTCGCAGTTATCTTG AGACTACTCTACAGTTAGAAGCTCGGGTTGGAGATCTAGAAGATGCAGTTTTCTGTTTTGTGAATTTCCATGGTGGAAAAATGTTCTCTGGAATGCTTTCAAATTCATCT GATGATGGAACAAAGCACGAAAagttgcttcaagccataaaagCATTGAATGATTTGGAAGTGTTGGTTGATGTTATGAAACTTCGACCACAGTGGCATCATCTTTTGACATCTGTTGATGGGAGGGTGGATAAAACTTTGGCTATTCTTCGTCCACAAGTTTTTGCCGATCACAGATCTCTTCTTGCTTCTCTGGGATGGCCGCCAAAACTTTCAACATCACAAATAGAAAGTGAGAAAATCGCAGGTCTCCCAAACCCATTAGTTTTAATGCagggagaaaaaagaaagagttATTCGAATAGCTTTTTAGCTCTCTGTGCTTTACAGCATCTACAAACAAGGCGTGAAAAACGACAGCTTAATCTCTTAGGACAAGAGGTGTGCATGATACAGCTTTGGGCTATTGATGAGTTGGTGTCTCCTATTGCCTCACGGTTGGAATACCACTTTTCCAAGTGGATTGACCAGCCTGAACTTATATTTGCTCTTTCACACAAAACTACAAGGGGTTTTATTGCAGGAGTTGATGATGTGTTGCAGCCTCTGATTGATAAAGCAAGATTGGTAAACTATAGTGCTAAAGAAGCTtgggttgctgccatggtacaACTGCTCTCTGAATTTTTGGCGAAAAGCATTTTTACAGATCTTGCAGAAAGATACCAGGACAAACAAATGAAATCTGAAGTTATAGAATTATGGCTTCATCTGGTCGACCTTATAGTTTTATTTGATAAACAAATGCAGTCACTTGTAAGTTCAGATGTCACTCTGTTTCTGACAGAGTCAGAAAGGGTGGAAAGTCTTTCTGGAAGCATTTCAGCGTTGATGGTGTTCTGTAAAAGGCCGGATTGGCTGAAGATTTGGGGAAAGATAGAGCTTAAAAATGCCTGTAGGAaattcaaaacagatttgaaatcTGAAAGAGCTTGGTTAGTTGATGAAAAACATCAAGATGCCTTGCAATTGGATATGGAATTTGAGCAGTTTCTTCTTTCAACTAGAGAAGACTACAGAGCTCCGTTAATTGCAGAATCTGCCCTTAGAATCACCTGggaaatggttgaaaaatgcCAAACTATGCCTTCCACTTTAGCACGTATACAATTTGTTAGGTCAACTGCTGTCAGATTCCTCTGGTACTTTTTTAAAGTTTTGCTTCTACGGTGCAATAAAACTGAAATTTCTCCTGACAATCTTGATGATGATGCCTTAGTTAGACTATCTGGATCAGTTAATGCTTCCAAATATGTCGAATCCAAACTTCGACAGTGGAGTGATGATGTGAACTTCTTGGAGATGAAAGTTGCTGAAAATGATACTAGTGACCAGGAGAAAGATGACAGTACTGAGATCAGTTTCTTCAGAGAAGAAATAAAAAGCTTGTCAGAGCTTGCAACTAACTGGTTGTTGGAGATCATTTCTGTTCTCCTTCGTCAGTTTGAAACTCTTTCATGGGAATATGTGCAAAAGGTGAAACATTATGACCAACAACTAGAAGGCTTGACTCCAGTGGAAATATCAGCAGCCATGGATATAACTATATCAGTTGATTTCATTGAACCGTTAGATGTTTTGAGAAGTCATCTCATGCTTTTGAGAATGCGTCTTAATCCCAAAGACTTCTTAGATCTGTGGAGAAGTGTTTCTGAGGGACTTGACCATTTCATATCTTCCAGTGGTATCGGATGTGGTATTCAACCTTTTGATAATAGGATCAAACAGTTCGAAACGGATATGCAAGCATTGTTTTCTGTTTTCCAGCCTTTTTGTGTTCGGCCTGAAGCATTTTTCCCCCGTACTATAGAGACCATAAAGCTACtgaaaatgaacaaaggaaGAAGGTGA
- the LOC103436782 gene encoding protein BUD31 homolog 1, which translates to MPKVKTNRVKYPDGWELIEPTLRDLQAKMREAENDTHDGKRKCETLWPIFKIAHQKSRYIFDLYHRRKEISKELYEFCLDQGYADRNLIAKWKKPGYERLCCLRCMQPRDHNFATTCVCRVPKHLREEKVIECVHCGCKGCASGD; encoded by the exons ATGCCAAAGGTAAAGACTAACCGGGTCAAATACCCAGACGGATGGGAACTGATTGAGCCTACTCTTCGCGACCTACAAGCTAAGATGAGAGAAG CGGAGAATGATACTCACGATGGTAAGAGAAAATGTGAGACCTTGTGGCCTATTTTCAAAATTGCACATCAAAAGAGCCGCTATATTTTTGACCTTTACCATCGAAGAAAGGAAATATCCAAGGAACTATATGAGTTCTGCCTGGACCAAGGCTATGCTGACCGCAATCTAATTGCAAAATGGAAAAAG CCTGGATACGAACGCCTCTGTTGTTTAAGATGCATGCAGCCTCGGGATCATAACTTTGCCACCACATGTGTTTGCCGAGTGCCCAAGCATCTGAGGGAGGAGAAGGTTATAGAGTGTGTGCATTGTGGCTGTAAGGGCTGTGCCAGTGGAGATTGA